The stretch of DNA ttcctaatcatattatgcctctccaaatgttcataaatactgcctctcaggatcttctccatcaacttgccaaccactgaggtaagactcactggtctataatttcctgggctatctctactccctttcttgaataaaggaacaacatctgcaaccctccaatcctctggaacctctcccgtcctcattgatgatgcaaagatcatcgccagagtctcagcaatctcctccctcgcctcccacagtagcctgggatacatctcatctggtcccagtgacttatccaacttgatgctttccagcacatctctttcttaatatttactcCATGTtcgagcttttcagtccactgcaagtcatccctacaattgccaagatcctgttctgtagtgaatactgaagcaaagtattcattaggtacctctgctatctcctccggttccatacacactttcccactgtcacactgattggtcctattctctcacgtcttatcctcttgctcttcacatacttgtagaatgccttggggttttccttaatcctgctcactaaGGCCttccatggccccttctggctctcctcatttcattcttaagctccttcctgctagccttataatcttttagatctctatcattacctagttttttgaacctttcgtaaactcttcttttcttcttgactagattttccaacggcctttgtgcaccacggatcctgtaccctaccatcctttccctgtctcattgggatgtgcctatgcagaactccacgcaaatgtCCCTTGAACGTTTGCCACATATTTTCTGCCGTACGTTTCcccgagaacatctgctcccaatttatgcttccagcaGGATGAgacggggagagaattcaaaatgcagagattgcaaagggacttgggagatccCCGTGCAAGATACCCTAACGGTTATTCTCCAGGCTGAGTTGGTTGTGgcgaaggcgaatgcaatgttgacattcatttctggaggtatagaatacaagagcagggaggtgatgttgaggctctataaaacaCTCGTGAGACCAGACTTGGAGTATTcggtgcagttttgggctccttattttaagaaggatatactgactttggagaaggattcagagaagatccgcgagaatgattccagcaatgaggagggttaccgtatgaggaatgtctggcagctcttgggctgtgttccctggagttcaggagaattgggggtggggggagcttaTAGGAACATTCGAactttaaaaggcctgaacagattagatatggcaaagttatttcctgtggcgaggggaagagggagaactTGAGGACTGAAggtcgtccttttagaactgagaagcagagggtggtaaatctgtgattTTGTTGACCCgatcggctgtggaggccaagtcattgggcgtatttaaggcggagatagataggttctcaatttgccagggtatcaaaggggtATTGGGGCGAAGGCAGGGGCGTGGGGAGCCTGGAAGAATTGGAACAGCCTgcgattgaatggcggggcagactcgatgggccgaacggcctacttcTGGTTGAGGAATAAGCACTCAACATCTTGGGCCAGGGCCCTCCCTCGGTTCCGgaagggagggtggggggaggcggAAGGTAGAATAaggaggcggggagagaggggagggaggtgggaGAAGAGGTGGTTGGCCGGGGCtgggaagataggtggaagaggtcaaAGGGGGTGAAGAAGAACAAATGGGTTCGGAGGGGAggggaccgtgggagaaaggggaggaggaggggaagcagggggAGGCAGTGGCCGGGGAGGAGAATACACTCAACCTGCCAATGGAAGCAGATTTCCTACTAccttacctatccctttcaagAATGTGAGATCAGATTAGATcacgaggacactcagtcctcgtctattgtcatttggaaatgcatgcattaaaaaaaatgacacaacgtccctccagagtgatatcacagaaacacagggcaaaccaagactaaaagttGATTAACCCtataacaattgcagcacggaaacaggccatctcggcccttctagcccgtgccaaacaaaataattataccatataattacaacagtgcaaagcaataccgtaattcgaATAAAGGgcggaccatgggcacggtaaaacaaaaagtctcaaagtcccggtagccccatcacctcacgcagacggcagaagggagaaactctctcctgccaagccccgacaacttgccgatgcgttgcaagcacccgaccgcagccgactctgagtccgtccgaaaactgcGAGCCTCCGACcggccatcctctgccaagcacttttgaccctgccccggccgccgagcaacagaaaagccgaggactcgggaccttcccctccggagttTCGGGACCGCACTGTAGGTGAGGGAGGGACAcacaccgaggtccccctgtcactcgacactccccaccggtcacggtgtgtgtcacaccctcacacactgagGTACCTTCTGTCCCTCGACTCTCCCCACGGTCACGGtgtgtgtgtcccaccctcgtacaccAGGATCCCCTGATctctcgacactccccaccggtcacggtgtgcgtcccaccctcgtacaccgagatCCCGCTGTCCCTCGACAATGTTCACGGTGCGTGCCCCTCCCCGAGTCTCGGGGGTTGATATCTGTGGGACTCGCCCCCGCCTTGCCCTCCCTCACGGGCAGGAACCGCCTCACACTCCGGGACGCGCTGGTGCCCGAGAAAAGCCGAGAACATTTTCACCCCTGCCTCCTCCGCCGGCACTTCccactcttccccaccccccgGCTTTCCGTCTCGTTCTCAGCGGCTCCCCCCGACCCCGTCTCTTCCTCTTTTCCCGGATTTGACTCGTCACGGAGGCTCCCTCCGTGTTCCTGGAACCAGGCTCCCGTCACCCGCCCCGGCCGGTTCCTTCCCATCGTCGGAGAGAGCGCTTTGAGGCCGGGGGTTAACCACCCCTCTGCCCCGCTGGATGCCGACGGCCGCTCTCCCCTTGGTGAGGGGGTTAACCCCCTACACAGACGTCCACGGTCTCGGCGGATTAGTCCACGCTAATCCCGATACAGACACCAGATCCCCTCCCACCCCGATCCGGAGGAAAATTAACCCTCTGCTGGTTGCGGACACCCGCTCCCAGCctggggtggtgtgtgtgtgtgtgtgtgtgtggtgtgtgtgtgtgtgtgtgtgtgtgtgtgtgtgtgtgtgtgtgtgtgtgtgtgtgtgtgtgtgtgtgtgttgtgagagATTTAACCCTCTCCCTGCCGCTCAGCGCGGCGGAGGGTCGTGCGGGGGCGGGGAGTTTGGCCCCTCGCCCCCGGCCGATTACCCCCTCGCACACTCCGGATCTCGTCAGCGGCAGTTCGatgtttattgatttattgattatacactctctctgtCGCCACTGACACATTTAAGTCGCCGCCGAAACTCTTGGCATTGACCAGCACCTGCGGCGGCCCGGCAGAAACGGGCGCCGGCAAAATATTCGGATGGGGGTCCGGCGGGCAGTCAGAGGAAGGGCGGTGGGACAGAGGGAGGCGATTAGAGTTATACTGGGCCGCCAACCCCTCCCGTGgtgcaggtgggtggggggaaacGGTTACATGGCCCTGTGGGTCGTGATCGGAGGTGAACCCCAGAAACAGGCTCTCGCCGCTGGGAGGGATTAACCCTCTGTGGCCCGGGattttaacaccccccccccccacccccgacctgAATTAACACAGTGTCGGgttcacagtctctctctctcccccacgtaCACgattaaacacacacacacacccaccccagaATGATCACTCTCTCCCCCACAGACTTAACCCCTTCCTATCTCCCCAGTTTaaatctctccccaccccctccagaATTATCACCTCTCCCCCCCTTCCTATCTCTCTCCCCAGTTTTAACTctctgtgcacacacacacacacacacatacacccctcCAGAATTATCACTCTCACAGTCTGTGTCTCTCTCATATAAAtatatccatctctctctcaccccccccaGTGCTGAATTAACCCCTGCTCTCCCGGATTTAtcagcacccccccccctttaCAGAGATTAACATCCccgcccctcctcctctcccccgcCCCTAGAATTCTCCCGGCCCCTCTCCCAGAATTAACTGCCCCCCTCCTCCatgtctctcttcttccctccccccccccccggaattAACCTCCCCCCCATCACTCGCTCCTCCTTAAAATAATTTCCCAGCCCCTGCGCCCCCACCCCACCtgaaatccaccccccccccgctcctctcctctctctctgtcccgggagaggagagggagggggtgggttgATCGAGAGGGGTGGGTGGCGAGGGATCCGTGCCCCGGGACGCAGGGGAAATGAGTTggcgtggatgggagggaggaatgtgtatcctgggacggggagggaggggggtaaCAGAGgtagggaggcagggaggggtaatggggatggggaaggagggggtaacagaggcagggagggagtaacagaggcagggaggggggtaacagaggcagggagggagggggggtaaCAGAGgtagggaggcagggaggggttaatggggatggggaaaggagggggtaacagaggcagggagggagtaacagaggcagggagggggtaacagaggcagggagggaggggggtaaCAGAGgtagggaggcagggaggggttaatggggatggggaaggaggggggtaacagaggcagggagggggtaacagaggcagggagggggtaatggaggCAGAGGGGGGTAACGGaagcagggagggagagggggaaatggaggcagggaggggaggagggtaaCAGAGGTAGGGAGGGGGGGCAACGGAGACAGGAAGGGGGtaacagaggcagggaggggggTAACAGAGGTGGGGGGGGTAACAGAGGTAGGGAGGGCAGGGAGGGGGGTAACGGAGGTGGGGgtcagttgggggagggggtaatggaggcaggaggcagggagGGGGTAACGGAGGTGGGGGGCGATGGTAATGGAGGCgcgggaggcagggagggggggtaacggaggtgggggtgggggcggtggggggaggggcgTAATGGAGGCAGAAGGCAGGTAACGGAGGGTGGGGGGCGCTGGTGTGCATTCACTGAAGTTGTTCCTGTAGTTGCTCGGCGCAGCCGTTCAGCTGCATGTCTCTGAGGGCCCGGGTACACCAGCTGGAGGGGGGCCGCGCCGGCCGCCCCCCCGGCCTCCGCCCCCGCCCCCGTCCCTGCCGCTGCCGCCACAGCTGGAACATCTGGTACTGCGCCTCCCGGAAGCTGGGCCGGGCCTCCATCTCGGCCCGCTCGATCTGCGTGTCCGACAGGCCCAGGCGCCGGACGAACTCCCGCCAGCGAGAGGCGGGCACCACTGTCCGCCACCGCGTACGACAGCCTCtggtctgggggtggggggagagagggagagacggggaggagggggagagaagttATCTGTACCGTCCCATTCACTCattctccctcctcttcacctccctctcccctcctctctctccacccacctcaatagaaaccatagaaactacagcacagaaacaggcccttcggcccttcttggctgtgccgaaccattctctgcctagtcccactgacctgcacacggaccatatccctccatacacctcccatccatgtatctgtccaatttattcttaaatgttaaaaaagaacccgcatttaccacctcgtctggcagctcattccatactcccaccacactctgtgtgaagaagccccccctaatgttccctttaaacttttcccccctcacccttaacccatgtcctctggtttttttctccccttgcctcagtggaaaaagcctgcttgcattcactctatcaatacccatcataattttatatacctctatcaaatctccccacattcttctatgctccagggaataaagtcctaacctattcaacctttctctgtaactgagtctctcaagtcccagcaacatccttgtaaaccttctctgcactctttcaaccttatttatatccttcctgtaatttggtgaccaaaactgaacacaatactccagattcggcctcaccaatgccttatacaacctcatcataacattcttaacaatcttcctcctcctcctctctccccttccctccctctccctcctcctctttctctgcCCCGTTCTCTCTCTTCTCATCTCCCTCCCTTCATTCTTTCTCCCATTCCTCTCCGTCCATCTGTTTTCCTTCACCTTCTCgctctccccaccttctctcctcctcccccactgcccctccttctccccccacctttacccctcctctctcgctctctcccattctctttctctgcccttcctctctctctcattctctttccttcCCTCATTTCTCCcgttctccctctcccctgactactctctcccctcctctcccttctccctctccttccctccctcccctctcagtccccacctctcctttcccctcccctcctccctctctctctccacccactcctcaatctccctcctcctcctctctctccttccctctctccccctcctcctctctttctctGCCCTGTtctatagacaacagacaataggtgcaggaatcggccatttggccctttgagccagcaccgccattcactgtgatcatggctgatcatccacaatcagtatccagttcctgccttatccccataacctttgattccactatctttaagagctctatccatctctttcttgagagcatccagagacttggcctccacagccttctggggcagagcattccatatatccaccactctctgggtgacaaagttttccctcaactccgttctaaatggcttaccccttattcttaaactgtggcctctggttctggactcacccatcagcgggaacatgcttcctgcctccagcgtgtccaatcccttaataatcttatatgtttcaatcagatccctctcagccttctaaattccagagtatacaagcccagttgctccaatctttcgacatagacagtcccaccatcccgggaattaatcttgtgaacctacgctgcaatccctcaatagcaagatgtccttccttaaatttggagaccaaaactgcgcacagtactccaggtgtggtctcaccagggccctgtacagctgcagaaggacctcttgctcttatactcaattccccttgttatgaaggccagcatgccattagctttcttcactgcctgctgtacttgcatgcttgctttcagtgactgatgtacaagaacacctagatctcgttgtgcttcccctcttcctaacttgactcccatttagataataatctgccttcccgttcttaccaccaaagtggataacctcacatttatccacattaaactgcatctgccacgcatctgcccactcacccagcctgtccaagtcaccctgcattctcataacatcctcctcacatttcacactgccacccagctttgtgtcatcggcaaatttgctaatgttacttttaattccctcatctaaatcattaatatatattgtaaacagctgcggtcccagcactgaaccctgcggtaccccactggtcactgcctgccattccgaaagggacccgttaatccctacactttgttttctgtcagccagccaattttcaatccatgtcagtactctgcccccaatgccatgtgccctaattttgtccactaatctcctatgtgggactttatcaaaggctttctgaaagtccaggtacactacatccactggctctctcttgtccattttcatagttacatcctcaaaaaattccagaagattagtcaagcacgatttccccttcgtaaatccatgctgacttggacctatcctgttactgctatccagatgtgtcgtaatttcatcttttataattgactccagcatcttccccaccactgacgtcaggctaaccggctataattccctgttttctctctccctcccttcttaaaaggtGGGATAACATTCGCTaccttccagtcctcaggaactgatcctgaatcttgTCTCCCTGTTCTTtcaccatctctccctccccaccctctcccctctcggccgccccccccccccccgcagcacTCACCGTCGGGGAGGTGTGCAGTCCCAGCCACCTGGACGCAGTCCGGGAGCTCGgtcaggtgagtgggggtcaggaGGGACGGCCGGCCGCCTCCCTCCTCCTGGACGGGCAGGAGGTGGTCCGGTGAGCGGGAGCCCTGCCGAGAGAGGCGGTGGGTCAGCGAGGGTGCGTCCTCGAGGGAGGGAGCGAGGTCTtcttgggggggggagggagagggtgagacaGAGGATACGGGCAGGCGAGTGCCgtcagggtggggtggggtggtgtgggaagggggaggggtggaggatgGGATGGGTTCCTAAGCgtgagggaggaggaagaggttcgaggagagtgagagggagatagagggtgtgtggggggggattggaggaggaggaggaggaggagaagagggggGTTGGAGGAGGGgagcgggagagggggagggaggacagggaggggaaggaggaaggggagggaggatggggggacggaagaggggaggaggagtggtggagaagggagggaggggaggggaaggagtgacaattggaggagaggtgagcaaaggtgggaggggaggggaagggagtgcCCTGGGGGGGGAGGAGTGAGgggcaggaggaggagggagcggAGGGagcaggagggggaaggaggaggacgGGATAGGAGGGGCCAGAGGGGGTGGaaggtgaggagggggagggaggagaagagggggaaggaggggtgaGCAAGAGggggaagaaggggaggaggggaggaggggcggaggaggggggagaaagggggaggaggggggaaggggaaggagaggcagcagggaggagaggaggagggaggggagtggggaggggaaggaggaggagggaggaggggaggagggggaggaatggaggagggggaggagagggaggagaagggcaggaggggggaggaggggggaggggaaggaggggcagcggggaggagaggaggagggaggggagtggggggggaaggagagggaggaggaggagggaggagggaggaggggaggaacggagggggaagagagggagcagGGAGGAacggaggaggggaggaggggggacgAGGGGCagcggggagaggaggagggaggggagtgcggagggaggggagtggggaggggaaggaggaggagggaggagggggaggagggggaggagggggaggaggggaggaggggaggagggggaggagggggagggggggagggggggaggggggagggggggaggaaggggggaggaaggggggaggaaggggggaggaaagggggaggaaaggggacgagggggaggagggggaggggaaggagggggaggggaaggagggggaggggaaggagggggaggggaaggaggggcagcggggaggagaggagtggggtgggaggggagtggggaggggaaggaggaggagggaggaggggaggaacagaggagggggagggggaggagtggggaggggaaggaggggtcaAGGGCAGGGAGGAGGGGATAGAGTGACAATTGGGGGAGAGGGCAGCAAAGGTGGGGGGCGAGGGGAAGGGCGTTTCCCACggggggagtgaggggcaggaggagaggggtgtgggtagagggagagagggagagcggaCAAAGTTGAGGTGCGGACGCAAGGCCAggcggggaggggggagagtcCACTCACCTCGGGGGTGCTCCCCTTCACTTCAGAGCGGAAGAGGTCTCCGCTCCTCACACTACGGGCTGAACCATCGAGAACTGGAGTCAGTCTTGGCCCCGACGAGAACCCGTAATGTCCTCCCCCCGGTCCCgtcccctctcccaccacccccgtCCCATCCcgtcccctcccccctcaccgtCCCGTCCCGTCCACCCTCCCCACACCCTATCCTGCTCCCTCCCCGCAGGACCCAGCATCTCGCAGCCCGCCGTCCGCCCCCACCCTCCGCCCGGCCGTCCTCTGCGGGCACTCACCGGACGCCCGCCACCGACAGCCCTTCTTGGTCCTGCGGAAGATCAGGTAGCCCGCCCCAACCATCACTATCAGGGCCACGATCGAACAGGAGGCGATACTAAGCAGGAAGAACGGGGGATgtcctgtggggggggggcaacAGGAGGAACAGAGGGGGTTAAAAACCAGGGCTGTTTCGTACCCTTCCCCCCCTCCCGGACCCAGGGGGGTTGGTTGGACGGGGATGGAGAGTCGGGAGGGGCCGGGGGGAGGCGGTTTATCAAAGTAAAGTTCTCATCAAGCTAGGTGTCTGTCCATGTCGAGATTTCACTTCCCCGCGGGCGTTCTGGGCGGATCTACACAATAGCGGCTACGACAGGGTCAAGGAAAGACCACACCAGCTTGGACAGTCGACAACTGACCAAGAGGCTACAAACTgtgctaaccctaaccctaacccctaaccctaacccctaacccctaaccctaacactaaccctaacccctaaccctaacatGGAGGGATGAGGGTAATAAccatccctgaacctggtggtgtgggtcctgaggctcttgtacctccttcctgatggttgaggggtaataactgttcctgaacctggtggtgtgggtcctgaggctcctgtacctccttcctgacggcagcagggAGAAAAGAGTGGTGGAGATCTCTTACGACAGCGTTatgtgtcgatgtgctcaatagcGGGGAGGATTTACCCGgggtggactgggccgtatccactaccctctgtaggattttccattcaagggcattggtgtttccgtaccaggctgtgatgcagccagtcgatattctctccaccacagatctgtagaggtttgtcaaagttttagacgtcacaccaaatctctgcagactctgaagGAAGCAGAGgttctgctgtgctttcttcatacgtgctgggcccagaataGTTCCTCCAAGATAGTGAGACCCAGGAGTTTAGAGACAGTGAGACCCTGGCATTCTCCTAGGGTGCatcgcaacctggtatggaagttgtcctgtccaagaccggaagaagctgcagaagatcatgaacactgcccagcacatcacacaaaccaatcttccgtccgtggactcactttacaccgcacgctgtcggagcagtgctgccaggataatcaaggacacgacccacccagacaacacacttttcatccctctcccctccgggagaaggttcaggagcttgaagactcgcacggccagatttgggaacagcttctctccaactgtgataagaccgctgaacggatcctgacccggatctggatccaaatatccggacctgcctctcggtttgtttttttgcactaccttacttcccattttctgtttatgatttataaattaaatttttaatatttactatcgatttgtaatccagggagcaggaagcgcagaatcaaatatcgctgtgatgattgtacgctctagtatcagttgtttgactctgaaactctgtccctcgacttatgaaagctaacaccccataagctttcttaactaccctatccacctgtgaggcaactttctgtggacatgtacccccagatccctctgctcctccacactaccaagtatcctgccatttactttgtactctgccttggagtttgtccttccaaagtgtaccacggcTAGCttacgccgtaacctacgcaaccgggctacgccgttgtgcgcatttatacttgtgcgttggtgtgtctgcgtcgctctgcaattcaccgccaaaacgctagttggcggtggggtttctatgccactgtgtcgagcttcaacacgaagaaactcgaACTTCGAACaacggcgactgaaactgaaggggaGGGTGAGTCTTCTGTGCTTGCCCGGCCGCTGAGAGAGGCGGGCGAGGAAATGCATCTCAGATATTTTCGGATTTCGGGAGGTAGAATTGACGATTTGGTTCCTCGTCCCCGACCATTAGtatcgcatcagtgtacgcacactATACTCAGACGCTGGCGATCACCGTTCGAGTTTTAGCTTCGGGTGGAAGTCACCAGGCTGTAGCAGCTCGCGTCGAGCAAAGGCTCCTCCATGATTTGGGAGGTCCGGGAAGCTTTAGGGGAAGCATTGCAGCCAGGGTCCCTTCCCTGCGCTCTGGCCGCCCGATGGGAAGCTACCACGGCGTAGGGGGGAATGCAaccacagttgttgtggtccgcGTCGCCGCCACGCGTAGGGTTGACGCACAGGTATAAAGCGGCCCTGAAGGCGGCGGAGATGGTGCTGCCCAATCCGAACCGGCTGGGGGTCTCCCGGTGAGGAAAATCCAGAATCCAACTGCGCAAGGGGGTCTTGGCAATCGCCGGTTC from Mobula birostris isolate sMobBir1 unplaced genomic scaffold, sMobBir1.hap1 scaffold_4208, whole genome shotgun sequence encodes:
- the LOC140193181 gene encoding tumor necrosis factor receptor superfamily member 1A-like, with the translated sequence PVILTLLFSLQIGLLSSGISVISARGPHLKVRSKRFVRARVNNNCSTSEYVPSGKNYCCNKCTRGHYVRKVCGGAGLRTDCAQCRNGTFLAAENSLSKCKACTVCDPVLNQIELKTCEPHVDRQCTCPKNSFQRWLDDTTFHCQNCTVCKTETIEFCTETSDTVCGCEENWFYHTQNKVCQPCHSCSGDRQCKLCRNGHPPFFLLSIASCSIVALIVMVGAGYLIFRRTKKGCRWRASARSVRSGDLFRSEVKGSTPEGSRSPDHLLPVQEEGGGRPSLLTPTHLTELPDCVQVAGTAHLPDDQRLSYAVADSGARLSLAGVRPAPGPVGHADRAGRDGGPAQLPGGAVPDVPAVAAAAGTGAGAEAGGAAGAAPLQLVYPGPQRHAAERLRRATTGTTSVNAHQRPPPSVTCLLPPLRPSPHRPHPHLRYPPSLPPAPPLPSPPTSVTPSLPPASITPSPN